Proteins co-encoded in one Epinephelus moara isolate mb chromosome 11, YSFRI_EMoa_1.0, whole genome shotgun sequence genomic window:
- the LOC126397608 gene encoding uncharacterized protein LOC126397608 isoform X2 — protein sequence MEPQQPGRANRLFSWCEAFELITVSEEDSVHSSGPDSADSGDEADFIEGRDPSYDIVDDDDDEEEVGVSSPCIPEGGTGRGRGRGRRGGRRQSPSNRGSRVDDDDDEEEVGVSSPCIPEGGRGRGRGRGRRGGRSRSPVNRGSRSETLPDDAAGWRTEQEPDILPHPLPHFLPRRRPGVQPPLLQYVDNPSPSELFEMYFDRAAIKTLCSNTNRNAAKNIAAGKKFKWTELRESEMYQYIGITLYMGILKLPKLRDFWLGSSIF from the exons ATGGAACCGCAACAACCCGGACGCGCCAATCGGCTTTTCTCCTGGTGCGAAGCTTTCGAGCTAATAACAGTGTCAGAGGAAGATTCGGTCCACTCATCTGGTCCGGATTCTGCCGACAGCGGGGATGAAGCCGACTTCATCGAAGGGAGAGATCCTTCATatgacat agttgatgatgatgatgatgaggaggaagtAGGAGTCTCATCGCCCTGCATCCCGGAGGGAGGCAcagggagaggcagagggagaggaaggaggggaggaaggaggcAGTCTCCATCAAACAGAGGCTCCAG AGTtgacgacgatgatgatgaggaggaagtAGGGGTCTCATCGCCCTGCATCccggagggaggcagagggagaggcagagggagaggaaggaggggaggaaggagtcGGTCTCCAGTAAACAGAGGCTCCAGGTCAGAGACACTCCCTGATGatgcagctggctggagaaCCGAACAGGAGCCTGACATCTTGCCACATCCCCTACCACATTTTCTGCCCAGAAGGAGGCCAGGTGTGCAGCCACCTCTGTTACAGTATGTGGACAATCCCTCTCCATCTGAGCTGTTTGAGATGTATTTTGACCGGGCTGCCATCAAAACACTGTGTAGCAataccaatagaaatgcagcaaaaaatatTGCTGCTGGCAAAAAATTCAAATGGACTGAGCTCAGAGAGTCCGAAATGTATCAGTACATTGGGATCACTCTGTACATGGGGATTCTCAAGCTGCCAAAGTTGAGGGATTTTTGGCTTGGCAGTTCCATTttctag
- the LOC126397608 gene encoding uncharacterized protein LOC126397608 isoform X1 gives MEPQQPGRANRLFSWCEAFELITVSEEDSVHSSGPDSADSGDEADFIEGRDPSYDIVDDDDDEEEVGVSSPCIPEGGTGRGRGRGRRGGRRQSPSNRGSRVDDDDDEEEVGVSSPCIQEGGRGRGRRGGRRQSPSNRGSRVDDDDDEEEVGVSSPCIPEGGRGRGRGRGRRGGRSRSPVNRGSRSETLPDDAAGWRTEQEPDILPHPLPHFLPRRRPGVQPPLLQYVDNPSPSELFEMYFDRAAIKTLCSNTNRNAAKNIAAGKKFKWTELRESEMYQYIGITLYMGILKLPKLRDFWLGSSIF, from the exons ATGGAACCGCAACAACCCGGACGCGCCAATCGGCTTTTCTCCTGGTGCGAAGCTTTCGAGCTAATAACAGTGTCAGAGGAAGATTCGGTCCACTCATCTGGTCCGGATTCTGCCGACAGCGGGGATGAAGCCGACTTCATCGAAGGGAGAGATCCTTCATatgacat agttgatgatgatgatgatgaggaggaagtAGGAGTCTCATCGCCCTGCATCCCGGAGGGAGGCAcagggagaggcagagggagaggaaggaggggaggaaggaggcAGTCTCCATCAAACAGAGGCTCCAG AGTtgacgacgatgatgatgaggaggaagtAGGGGTCTCCTCGCCCTGCATCcaggagggaggcagagggagaggaaggaggggaggaaggagacAGTCTCCATCAAACAGAGGCTCCAG AGTtgacgacgatgatgatgaggaggaagtAGGGGTCTCATCGCCCTGCATCccggagggaggcagagggagaggcagagggagaggaaggaggggaggaaggagtcGGTCTCCAGTAAACAGAGGCTCCAGGTCAGAGACACTCCCTGATGatgcagctggctggagaaCCGAACAGGAGCCTGACATCTTGCCACATCCCCTACCACATTTTCTGCCCAGAAGGAGGCCAGGTGTGCAGCCACCTCTGTTACAGTATGTGGACAATCCCTCTCCATCTGAGCTGTTTGAGATGTATTTTGACCGGGCTGCCATCAAAACACTGTGTAGCAataccaatagaaatgcagcaaaaaatatTGCTGCTGGCAAAAAATTCAAATGGACTGAGCTCAGAGAGTCCGAAATGTATCAGTACATTGGGATCACTCTGTACATGGGGATTCTCAAGCTGCCAAAGTTGAGGGATTTTTGGCTTGGCAGTTCCATTttctag